The window ggtTAAATCCTACTATATTTACTGATTGTTTCCAAGGGAAAGTTTTAGGACTTGATTATTTATCCTTAAACTCGAAAGCTGTAAGTATAATGGCAATTTAAGGTAGATATGTTTTTGGTGGATTCATGGAACTAATTACTTACATGGCTTTGTTGTTTTATGTGGCATTTAGTTGGAAGTATAATTGAATCTTCACTTTGTTTGACTTGTTTCTACATGAATTATTTGCCTTTGATTGGTTTTTTAGGGTGCATCACACTGGAAGAGCTTGCCACAGTCATCAAATCATTGGATCAGAACCCAAGTGAGGAAGAGTTGCAAGAAATGATCCGAAACGTCGATTTGGATGGCAATGGAACCATAGATTTTGGAGAATTCTTGAACCTAATGGCTAGAAAAATGAAGGTAAATGACTTGGAACTCTGTCAAGATGTTTGCATTGTAAACAAGGGAGTTGACACACAACACTTCCCTCCTTGCAGGAGACAGACGAGGAGGAAGAACTAAAGGAAGCTTTTAAGGTCTTCGACAATGATCAAAATGGTTATATCTCGGCCAGCGAGGTGAAACTGAGCTTCATCTTTGACTCTGTCTTTCATGCTTTTGTTGGAACATTAATTGTTAGTTAAACCACCAGTTCATGAGTTAAAATGATCACTGAGAACAATTAGATGGATCATATGACCATGAATTCTGTGTACAACTCTCAAGCTTACACCCAACTTTCCTGTTGTTGCAGCTGAGGAATGTGATGATGAATCTTGGGGAGAAGTTGACTGACGAAGAGGTGGATCAGATGATTAGAGAGGCAGACTTGGATGGAGATGGGCAAGTGAACTATGAAGAATTTGTGCAGATGATGATGACCACCTGATTGGTTTTCAAAGAAGAGACCACACAATGGATTGATCCACACTGATTTCCATCAGCTGTGTGTTAAGAAACCACATCTTCTGATACTAAATTGAATTTGTCTTCTCATCACAGTCTTTGTTTCTGTCTAATGAACATTACTTTGTCAGCAGTCTGGTCTTcagttttcttctttcttcttcttggaaTCACTGAAGCTGCAAATCGAAAGACTATAAGCATTCATTGAGATTGTTTGTGGGTTCATCCAATTAATGAAGCTAGAAAATTCACAATGCAGTATAATGATTCATAGCGCAAGAGATTAGACATCGTCTCGAAACATGCTTCCCTGATGACATCAATCAAACATCTCAGACCAAGTCAAGGAAACGACAAATCTTCCAGCTT of the Musa acuminata AAA Group cultivar baxijiao chromosome BXJ3-2, Cavendish_Baxijiao_AAA, whole genome shotgun sequence genome contains:
- the LOC103975698 gene encoding uncharacterized protein LOC103975698, with the translated sequence MVMVSPRLIPPSKPLDHFSACSGMDLMSEDQIMEFKEAFCLFDKDGDGCITLEELATVIKSLDQNPSEEELQEMIRNVDLDGNGTIDFGEFLNLMARKMKETDEEEELKEAFKVFDNDQNGYISASELRNVMMNLGEKLTDEEVDQMIREADLDGDGQVNYEEFVQMMMTT